One stretch of Rhodothermales bacterium DNA includes these proteins:
- a CDS encoding universal stress protein — MYKNILVPVDLTDKNAAAVEEAIRLAAGKGTTITLLHVIETLDLPFEEIEDFYKQLATKARRKLRQLGKRASGRGPELRYETTYGRRVRAILDHVIDQEIDLVVITSHQIEPGDPPTSWMTISHQVALFANCSVMVLRLDDVEDPET, encoded by the coding sequence ATGTACAAAAATATCCTCGTACCCGTCGACCTTACGGACAAGAATGCAGCTGCCGTCGAGGAAGCCATTCGACTTGCTGCCGGTAAAGGGACGACAATCACCTTGCTGCACGTCATTGAAACGCTCGATCTACCCTTCGAGGAGATCGAGGATTTCTATAAACAGCTTGCGACCAAGGCCCGCCGAAAGCTCCGGCAACTTGGCAAGCGGGCCTCTGGACGAGGACCGGAACTCCGCTACGAGACGACGTACGGCAGGCGGGTGCGTGCGATCCTGGACCACGTCATTGACCAAGAGATCGATCTTGTGGTCATCACGTCTCACCAGATCGAGCCTGGCGACCCGCCGACGTCGTGGATGACCATAAGCCATCAGGTGGCGCTCTTTGCGAACTGCTCCGTCATGGTGCTTCGGCTGGATGACGTCGAGGATCCCGAGACCTGA